A genomic stretch from Pseudomonas sp. MUP55 includes:
- the pabB gene encoding aminodeoxychorismate synthase component I, which translates to MSTCSVYPLPYRANPTEYFAAIRHAPGAVLLDSGRPAAERGRYDLLSAWPEATLAVEPDESGSDFLQRLRENLTRLGEADLPAGYELPFAGGLIGYLSYDFGRHLEQMPQLAVDDLNLPDARFGLYAWALISDHQAQSSQLVFHPALAQGERQRLVALFSQESVELSAPFKLHGPMAPDLTAEVYRQAIGRIQDYIQAGDCYQVNFAQRFRAPCSGDPWLAYCALREACPTPFSGFQSLPDDGAVLSLSPERFVHVSQRRVETRPIKGTRPRGLTPEEDTANAAELLASAKDRAENLMIVDLLRNDLGRSCRIGSVNVPELFSLESYPNVHHLVSSVTGTLADDKDALDLIAGSFPGGSITGAPKIRAMQIIDELEPTRRGLYCGSLMYLDVRGEMDSSIAIRSLLVKDAQVCCWGGGGIVADSQWEAEYQESLTKVRVLLRTLESL; encoded by the coding sequence ATGTCGACTTGTTCCGTTTACCCGTTGCCCTATCGGGCCAACCCTACCGAGTATTTTGCGGCGATTCGCCATGCCCCTGGCGCGGTGCTGCTCGACAGCGGCCGTCCGGCTGCCGAGCGTGGCCGTTATGATCTGCTCAGCGCCTGGCCTGAGGCGACCTTGGCGGTTGAGCCTGACGAAAGCGGCAGTGACTTCCTGCAGCGCTTGCGGGAAAACCTTACACGGTTGGGCGAAGCGGATTTACCCGCAGGGTACGAGCTACCGTTTGCCGGCGGCCTCATCGGGTATCTGAGCTATGACTTTGGCCGGCACCTGGAGCAGATGCCGCAACTGGCCGTAGATGACCTGAACCTGCCGGACGCACGCTTTGGGCTCTACGCCTGGGCGTTGATCAGCGACCACCAGGCGCAGTCCAGCCAGTTGGTGTTCCACCCGGCATTGGCCCAGGGCGAGCGGCAACGATTGGTCGCCTTGTTCAGCCAGGAAAGCGTCGAGCTGTCGGCACCGTTCAAACTTCATGGCCCCATGGCCCCTGACCTGACCGCCGAGGTCTATCGTCAGGCCATTGGGCGAATTCAGGACTACATTCAGGCTGGCGACTGCTACCAGGTCAATTTCGCCCAGCGCTTTCGTGCGCCCTGCAGCGGCGATCCCTGGTTGGCTTACTGCGCACTGCGCGAAGCCTGCCCGACGCCGTTTTCCGGGTTCCAGAGCCTGCCGGACGACGGCGCGGTGCTGAGCCTGTCGCCCGAGCGTTTCGTGCATGTCAGCCAGCGCCGCGTGGAAACCCGCCCCATCAAAGGCACCCGCCCACGTGGCCTGACGCCGGAGGAAGATACCGCCAACGCCGCCGAACTGCTGGCCAGCGCAAAGGATCGCGCCGAGAACCTGATGATCGTCGACCTGCTGCGCAACGACCTCGGCCGCAGTTGCCGTATCGGCTCGGTAAACGTCCCGGAATTGTTCAGCCTGGAAAGCTACCCCAACGTGCACCACTTGGTGAGCAGCGTCACCGGCACATTGGCCGACGACAAAGACGCCCTCGACCTCATCGCCGGCAGCTTCCCCGGCGGCTCCATCACCGGTGCGCCGAAGATCCGCGCCATGCAGATCATCGACGAACTGGAGCCGACCCGACGCGGCTTGTACTGCGGCTCGCTGATGTACCTGGACGTGCGCGGCGAAATGGACAGCTCCATCGCCATCCGCAGCTTGCT
- a CDS encoding inactive transglutaminase family protein, with amino-acid sequence MRSLTLHLKILITILVVLGISVTAYQIFVLGIPVTEDATDDLWNIDAKVEFVANPKDPVKISMFVPPLSRDFVSLNESFISNNYGVSVNRADGNRKVTWSARRAKGNQTLYYRLVLTKRYSGEKVKIKGPTFRDSIAVEGPEKIAAEALLAPIRQHSADVETFITEAIKRTNNLNDDNVKLLLAGDASTSHKAKIVELLLSIAHVPVEKVHTIRLVADQPQSPELWLRSFNGNDWLYFNPETGEQGLPADRLLWWTGDENLITVDGGKKAMVTFSLNNSEMNAIRLAKLTDENTDANFLEYSLYGLPLQTQQTFMIMVMIPIGVLVILILRNLIGLQTLGTFTPVLIALAFRETQLGFGIVLFTIITALGLSLRSYLEHLKLQMLPRLSVVLTFVVVLIAAISLFSHKLGLERGLSVALFPMVILTMTIERLSITWEERGANHALKVAIGTLFAASLAHIIMSVPELIYFVFTFPAILLILVGFMLAMGRYRGYRLTELVRFKAFLKADS; translated from the coding sequence ATGCGCTCTCTGACCCTGCACCTGAAAATCCTGATCACCATTTTGGTGGTGCTGGGTATTTCGGTCACCGCCTACCAGATCTTCGTGCTGGGCATCCCCGTTACCGAGGACGCCACCGACGACTTGTGGAACATCGACGCGAAGGTCGAGTTCGTCGCCAACCCCAAGGATCCGGTGAAAATCTCGATGTTCGTGCCGCCGCTGAGCCGCGACTTCGTCAGCCTCAATGAGAGTTTTATTTCAAACAACTACGGGGTGAGCGTCAACCGCGCCGACGGCAACCGCAAGGTCACCTGGTCGGCGCGACGCGCCAAGGGCAACCAGACCCTGTATTACCGCCTGGTGCTGACCAAGCGCTACAGCGGTGAAAAGGTCAAGATCAAGGGCCCGACCTTCCGCGACAGCATCGCCGTGGAAGGCCCGGAAAAAATCGCCGCCGAAGCCTTGCTCGCGCCGATTCGCCAGCACTCGGCGGACGTCGAGACTTTCATCACCGAAGCCATCAAGCGCACCAACAACCTCAACGACGACAACGTAAAACTGCTGCTGGCGGGCGACGCGTCGACGTCGCACAAGGCCAAGATCGTTGAGTTGCTGCTGTCCATCGCCCACGTTCCGGTGGAGAAAGTCCATACCATCCGCCTCGTCGCCGACCAGCCACAATCTCCGGAACTGTGGTTGCGCAGCTTCAACGGTAATGACTGGCTGTACTTCAACCCGGAAACCGGTGAACAGGGCCTGCCCGCCGACCGCCTGCTGTGGTGGACCGGCGATGAAAACCTGATCACGGTCGATGGCGGCAAGAAAGCCATGGTGACCTTCAGCCTGAACAACAGCGAGATGAACGCCATCCGCCTGGCCAAGCTGACCGACGAAAACACTGACGCCAACTTCCTCGAATACTCGCTGTACGGCCTGCCGCTGCAGACCCAGCAGACCTTCATGATCATGGTGATGATCCCGATTGGCGTGCTGGTGATCCTGATCCTGCGCAACCTGATCGGCCTGCAGACCCTCGGCACCTTTACCCCGGTGCTGATTGCCCTGGCGTTCCGCGAGACGCAGCTGGGCTTCGGGATTGTGCTGTTCACCATTATCACCGCGCTGGGGCTGTCGCTCAGGTCCTACCTGGAACACCTGAAGCTGCAGATGCTGCCGCGACTGTCGGTGGTGCTGACCTTCGTGGTGGTGCTGATTGCCGCCATCAGCCTGTTCAGCCACAAGCTGGGCCTGGAGCGCGGCTTGTCGGTGGCACTGTTCCCGATGGTGATCCTGACCATGACCATCGAACGCCTGTCGATCACCTGGGAAGAGCGCGGCGCCAACCATGCGCTGAAAGTGGCAATCGGCACGCTGTTCGCGGCGTCCCTGGCGCACATCATCATGAGCGTGCCGGAGCTGATCTACTTCGTGTTCACCTTCCCGGCGATCCTGCTGATCCTGGTGGGCTTCATGCTGGCCATGGGGCGCTATCGCGGCTACCGCCTGACCGAACTGGTCCGTTTCAAGGCCTTCCTGAAGGCTGACTCGTAA
- a CDS encoding alpha-L-glutamate ligase-like protein, which translates to MFGFWKTWKALEARGIMGINRRNADYVLKYNKRSLYPIVDDKIITKERAMAAGIHVPQMYGVISTEKEIDKLDEIIGGRSDFVIKPAQGAGGDGILVVADRFEGRYRTVSGKIISHEEIEHQISSILTGLYSLGGHRDRALIEYRVVPDQIFKSISYEGVPDIRIIVLMGYPVMAMLRLPTRQSGGKANLHQGAIGVGVDLATGLTLRGTWLNNIITKHPDTTNAVDGVQLPNWDGFMKLAAGCYELCGLGYIGVDMVLDQEKGPLILELNARPGLNIQIANDCGLTLRTHAVEARLEELKAAGVSETPEERVKFVQEMFGHIPPVEG; encoded by the coding sequence ATGTTCGGCTTCTGGAAGACCTGGAAAGCCCTGGAAGCGCGAGGGATCATGGGCATCAACCGGCGTAACGCCGACTACGTGCTCAAGTACAACAAGCGCAGCCTGTACCCCATTGTGGATGACAAGATCATCACCAAGGAGCGGGCCATGGCGGCCGGCATCCATGTGCCGCAAATGTATGGCGTGATCTCCACCGAGAAGGAAATCGACAAGCTCGACGAAATCATCGGCGGGCGCAGCGACTTCGTGATCAAGCCCGCCCAGGGCGCCGGGGGCGACGGAATCCTGGTGGTTGCCGACCGCTTCGAGGGACGCTATCGCACGGTGTCCGGCAAGATCATCAGCCATGAAGAAATCGAGCATCAGATTTCCAGCATTTTGACCGGCCTGTACTCCCTGGGTGGCCACCGCGATCGCGCCTTGATCGAATACCGCGTGGTACCCGACCAGATCTTCAAGAGCATCAGCTACGAAGGCGTGCCGGATATCCGCATCATCGTGCTGATGGGCTACCCGGTGATGGCCATGCTGCGCTTGCCGACCCGCCAGTCCGGTGGCAAGGCCAACCTGCACCAGGGCGCGATTGGCGTGGGCGTCGACCTCGCCACCGGCCTGACCCTGCGTGGCACCTGGCTGAACAACATCATCACCAAGCACCCCGACACCACCAATGCGGTGGATGGCGTACAACTGCCAAACTGGGACGGTTTCATGAAGCTGGCGGCCGGCTGCTACGAGCTGTGCGGCCTGGGCTATATCGGTGTGGACATGGTGCTGGACCAGGAAAAAGGCCCGCTGATCCTGGAGCTGAACGCGCGGCCCGGGCTCAATATCCAGATTGCCAACGACTGCGGCTTGACCTTGCGCACCCATGCAGTGGAAGCGCGACTCGAAGAACTCAAAGCCGCTGGCGTGAGCGAAACCCCGGAAGAACGGGTGAAGTTCGTGCAGGAAATGTTCGGGCATATACCGCCCGTGGAAGGCTGA